GACGTACCAGAGGTACGGGCGGTAGGCGGCGTCGCGGACGGGCGTGGTGACCATCTGGAGCCATGAGACGGCCTGGACGGGCTGGCGGGTCGGCGGCTGGGAGACTCCGAACATGACGAGCAGTCGGCACAACTGGGCGATGAGGCCGATGACGATCATGACCTGGAGTTTGGCCCAGGCGGGCTGTCGGCCGAGGTAGAGGCCGGTGGCCAGGAGCATGATGACGATGACGGACTGCCAGGTGGTCCGGAGGGTTCCGAGGAGACGTCCGCGGCGTTTTTCGGGGGTGAATTCGCGGGCGAGACCCATCCAGCTCGGGTTCGAGAGCGACATGCAGACCTGCCGGCCGGTGACGCTGAGGGCGATCAGGGCCAGTCCGGCGGTCATTCCGAAGTGGTTCGAGACGGATCTGGCGAAGAGCATTGGCGCGGTGGCCGCGTAGGCGAGGGCGAGCATGGCGATCACGAGCGTTTTTTTGGAGACCCGCTGGGCGAGCGGGATGATGAGCAACTGGGCCAGGGCGCTGCCGAAGATCAGGAAGTTGAGGAAGCCGACGAATCGTTCCTTGCCGCCGAGGTTCCAGACGATCAGTTGGAGGACGTTGCCGGCGAAGACCTGTCCGCCGATGACGGCAAGCATGGAGGCGACGACGAACAGTCGGAAGCTGCGGCGTTGGGCGTCGCGGGAGAGGTCTTTCCCGTTCTGTATGAAGTTTTCGGACGTTTCAAGGCTCATGAGGGCACCGTGCGGCGTACCGGGGCCAAAGGCGTACAAGTTTTTGAAGTTATTCCGTCGGTGGCGGGAGGTCAATGGTGGAATCGGGGAAAAGGGGGATTTTTTGGTGGATTGGCGGGAGTCGGGAAGAGAAGTCAGAAGTCAGGCTTCAGGAGCCAGAATGAATGAAAAGTGCAAAGTGCAGATATCAAAATGCAAAATGGGGAGGCTGGCGCCGGCGGGCGGCGCCCCCCGCGACCTGGAGCGGATTTCCCCGGAGGGGCGTCGAGGCGCGGGGAGGATTTCGGAACTGGGGCCGCGGAGGATGGCGGCGGTTTGTTGGGCGGCGTGCGGCCTACGACTGAAGGGCTTCGAGGACCGCTTCCGGCTTCTTGTCCACCACGCGCAGCAGGGCCTTGGCCGGTCCTTCCGGTTCCCGGCGTCCCTGCTCCCAGTTCTGAAGGGTGGATTTGTTGACGCCGATCATGAGGGCGAACTGGGCTTGCGAAACGCCGAGTCTGCTGCGTATGCGTTTGATGTCCGCGCCACGGTATCGAAAGACTCGGGCAGGCTTGGCTGATCCTTTGCGGATTTTGCCCGCCTCCTTGATGCTTTCGACCAGCTCATTGAACAGTTCTTCTTTCATGACAAGTTTTCCTCGACGATCGTGCGGAGAATTCTGATCTCTTTGGCCGACAGGTCGTCCTTTTCGTTCTTGCCGTAGGCAAGGAGCAGGAATATCTCCTTTTCATCCACGAACCGTAGTATATCACCCTGATTCCCCCGCGCTTTCCTTTGACGGCTGATCGCCAGCGGATCTTCCGCAGGCCGCCGCTGCCCTTGATGATGTCTCCTGCGGCGGGGTTGAAGATCAGCCCCAGTTGGAATTCCCGGTATTCATCATCGGAGATGAGCCGCAGGATCTGCCGGGTGAATACGGATGTTTCCTTAAGGATCATTTCACAATGAACTATATGCCAATGGCGTATAGATGTCAAGGGGTTTTCATGGTTGATGTGACGCGATCGGCGGTGTTGGTGGCGGCGGCGCAGGCGTTGGATCGGCCGAACCCGGTCGGCGCGCTCTGCCGTTTGTGAGGATACGGTGGGTCGCAGGACGTTTAGTGTTCGAGAATGATGATTTCGTAGACCGACATTTCGGCGATGTTCGTTTCGGCCCAGGAGTTGTTTCGGCGGAGGGGCAGTTCGACCTTCCGGTTTGTGGCGTAGTCGAGAGAGAAGGCCCTTTTCACCGGTCCGATCCGCTGCTCGTTGAGGGCGACGGGAACGTTGGCGAGTTTGAGCAGTCCGCGTCGGTTGTCGATGTGTTGGCCGGTGGCGTAGTTGTTCAGGAGGTGCACGACGTGGCGGTTGTCTCCGGCGTTGATCACCACTTCGACGCCGGGCGGGGTGCTGCCGGGCAGGAGAGGTCGTGGAATCATGAATCGGGCGAGGTTTTCGGCGAGTTGCATGGGGAATTCGCGGGCGTCGTCCCAGCGGGATTTGTGGTTACGCAGTTCGTTGGCGACAAGGGGACAGGCGAGGTACATGGCCTGTCCGCGGCCGAACCGGTTCAGCGTGACGGCGGGGTCGTCCGAGCGCGACCTGGCCGGAGGGAGATTGA
This sequence is a window from Phycisphaerae bacterium. Protein-coding genes within it:
- a CDS encoding MFS transporter, which gives rise to MSLETSENFIQNGKDLSRDAQRRSFRLFVVASMLAVIGGQVFAGNVLQLIVWNLGGKERFVGFLNFLIFGSALAQLLIIPLAQRVSKKTLVIAMLALAYAATAPMLFARSVSNHFGMTAGLALIALSVTGRQVCMSLSNPSWMGLAREFTPEKRRGRLLGTLRTTWQSVIVIMLLATGLYLGRQPAWAKLQVMIVIGLIAQLCRLLVMFGVSQPPTRQPVQAVSWLQMVTTPVRDAAYRPYLWYVMFYGIALGLHEPFRIFYLLRLQFGQNLALIASCFISLGAAATLFAWGKLADRFGNRGVFGLTLAGMVVTPLLWLFVRQTDWGLYLAMALFAAGGAFVSGNGLVQTRYLFASLKPELDAAYIAVTYLIISLAVGLGSLISSQILGLAPRLGLQVRPDGGFNVYHLTFILASLVFLMTFHFRRKFREPTETPTLEVAAELTRPLRVVFGPLLAWTRTNETKSNDDDKPTP
- a CDS encoding helix-turn-helix domain-containing protein codes for the protein MKEELFNELVESIKEAGKIRKGSAKPARVFRYRGADIKRIRSRLGVSQAQFALMIGVNKSTLQNWEQGRREPEGPAKALLRVVDKKPEAVLEALQS